From a single Pararge aegeria chromosome 16, ilParAegt1.1, whole genome shotgun sequence genomic region:
- the LOC120630730 gene encoding chromodomain Y-like protein gives METVEEHPVLNTAIDVVKPNTTEEASAELSNVCHKSNGVDCDVQAEGEHSEANEVPPEPSLLEVENEKQENVTISDKCDVSTVPETELEIPLEQEGTVTDKPDSKPEIEVVHDTEIAHIDEIPHDEVITETVIETEKEICIEEGIVTMIEMESSIPTVHFETEILVEETDDNVSEMLVENQESGQTNNMLNELGSNIELSEVLRSSDVSENVENNNSTVKQEIFNKEELLDILEGNDNLELSANKTTETSPNTPIKISDAEIAMQQFSRLSKRKFDLKVPKIKRGEKSKSPLKDALKAKNLEKEKQLVDDKKKETGLDNTQSPDHQDNNVQQSQLDEQEQGTQLVPTEQELSNNKQQQAETGPLETYSDNIVKTLVMDWEDEPTENNEANSVFEEGEALIKDLEELKKKKESRISKNDTIESVDAIDSPSAESQIKLTKADDDGPTRRLSRVIKKKVIFDPDNPDTFTKGKSNKAKETLVTKEQTTSKKGKSDQIIQRSKSKSPLKLQWKKPSTKNSKQHKRLTEVDRLLMDEGAVNMIYQLTPEAPKGKKNVRTKAEFIKKIQSSTPDGKEMKFRERKKESKYEDGEAKTIVGGKHRPSLSSSAKSPCVSEDFETHSADDSIIYRRHSSSSYSSSCMSPRRLSDVETGNTQSQSVTRISQQPMSDAEINPRSEIKNVKEESLFKSEIPKLLSGEMINRNDCLSIKEKLNSKLSLALNKRKRENSKSEKPAKQKKIVKSEENMTPLRDERLSKFQFISVTFDQRLALVCIKKTGLKICVEILKELEDALNYIDNRNDISITLLESQCGTLCSSLDLSLLLDENKEIRANHAYELAESVRSLLSSVARHSKLLCCGVWGACAGVALALVALSDVALASEGASFWLAAAAAPILPGAAALTARCRALPQALVNDLVIFGRRLSASEALQGGLVSRVLWPDRFDEQVQNIAKDIAAQPLQTIILKKKLLNLKSNSEAEVTFLSCLEAERDLLVEYWTSVEGQELLRATLDSA, from the exons atggaaactGTGGAAGAACATCCAGTTCTTAATACAGCAATTGATGTTGTTAAGCCAAATACAACTGAAGAAGCGAGTGCCGAATTATCAAATGTGTGTCACAAATCTAATGGTGTCGATTGCGACGTGCAGGCCGAAGGTGAGCATTCAGAGGCGAATGAAGTACCGCCGGAGCCTAGCTTATTGGAAGTTGAAAATGAAAAGCAGGAAAATGTGACTATCTCTGACAAGTGCGATGTAAGTACTGTGCCCGAAACTGAGCTTGAGATCCCATTAGAGCAGGAAGGTACAGTAACGGATAAACCAGATTCTAAGCCAGAAATAGAAGTTGTACACGACACAGAGATAGCTCATATAGATGAGATACCTCATGATGAAGTTATCACTGAAACTGTAATAGAGACAGAAAAGGAAATATGCATTGAAGAAGGAATTGTTACTATGATTGAAATGGAATCTTCAATACCAACAGTACATTTTGAAACAGAAATACTAGTGGAGGAAACTGATGACAATGTTTCTGAAATGTTAGTTGAAAACCAGGAAAGTGGCCAAACCAATAATATGTTGAATGAATTAGGATCAAATATTGAATTGAGTGAAGTACTGCGGTCATCTGACGTTAGTGAAAATGTTGAGAACAATAATAGCACTGTGAAGCAAGAGATTTTTAATAAAGAGGAGTTACTTGACATCCTGGAAGGCAATGATAATTTGGAACTGTCTGCCAATAAAACCACTGAGACTTCTCCAAATACAccaattaaaatttcagatGCTGAGATTGCAATGCAGCAATTTTCTAGACTCTCAAAAAGAAAATTTGACTTGAAGGTGCCTAAAATTAAAAGAGGAGAGAAAAGTAAGAGTCCATTAAAAGATGCATTAAAAGCTAAGaatttagaaaaagaaaaacaattagTAGATGATAAAAAGAAGGAAACAGGGTTAGATAATACACAGTCACCGGATCATCAAGACAACAATGTGCAACAATCCCAACTTGATGAACAAGAACAGGGAACCCAACTAGTTCCTACGGAACAAGAGCtcagtaataataaacaacaacaagcaGAGACAGGCCCACTGGAAACATATTCAGATAACATTGTTAAAACACTTGTCATGGATTGGGAAGATGAGCCTACTGAGAATAATGAGGCCAATTCAGTTTTTGAAGAGGGAGAAGCCCTAATAAAAGATTTAGAAGAACTCAAGAAAAAGAAGGAAAGTAGAATTTCCAAAAATGATACAATTGAGAGTGTGGATGCTATTGATTCACCGAGTGCTGAATCTCAAATAAAGTTAACCaaagctgatgatgatggtcCCACACGTAGGTTAAgtagagtaataaaaaagaaagtaataTTTGACCCTGATAATCCAGATACATTCACCAagggtaaaagtaataaagctAAAGAAACACTAGTCACAAAAGAGCAAACAACATCAAAAAAAGGAAAGTCAGATCAAATAATACAAAGATCTAAATCAAAATCACCACTGAAATTGCAGTGGAAAAAACCATCTACTAAAAATAGTAAACAACATAAAAGGTTAACAGAAGTTGATAGGTTATTAATGGATGAGGGTGCAGTGAATATGATATACCAACTCACCCCTGAGGCTCCCAAAGGCAAGAAAAATGTGAGAACTAAAgcagaattcataaaaaaaattcagagtTCTACTCCAGATGGTAAGGAAATGAAGTTTAGAGAAAGGAAAAAGGAATCAAAGTATGAAGATGGTGAAGCAAAAACGATTGTTGGTGGAAAACATAGACCATCCTTAAGTAGCTCTGCAAAATCTCCTTGTGTAAGTGAGGATTTTGAGACCCATAGCGCAGATGattctattatttatagacGTCACTCTTCAAGTTCATATTCTAGCAGTTGTATGAGTCCTAGGCGGCTCAGCGACGTTGAGACTGGAAATACCCAGTCACAGAGTGTCACTCGAATATCCCAACAACCTATGTCAGATGCTGAAATCAATCcaagaagtgaaataaaaaatgtcaaaGAGGAAAGTCTCTTTAAGTCTGAGATACCTAAATTATTAAGTGGTGAGATGATTAATAGGAATGATTGCTTAtccataaaagaaaaattaaattcaaaattatctcttgcactaaataaaagaaaaagagagAATTCTAAAAGTGAGAAGCCtgcaaagcaaaaaaaaatagtaaaatcagAGGAAAATATGACTCCTCTAAGAGATGAAAGGCTCagtaaatttcaatttatatcagTCACTTTTGATCAAAGACTAGCTTTAGTGTGTATTAAAAAGACTGGTTTAAAAATTTGTGTTGAG atTTTGAAAGAATTGGAAGATGCCCTGAATTATATTGACAATAGAAATGACATATCAATTACTCTGTTAGAATCACAATGTGGTACACTATGTTCTAGTTTGGACTTAAGTCTGCTATTGGATGAAAACAAGGAAATAAGAGCTAATCATGCTTATGAACTTGCAGAATCAGTGAG ATCGCTGCTGAGCTCCGTGGCGCGGCACAGCAAGCTGTTGTGCTGCGGCGTGTGGGGCGCATGCGCTGGAGTGGCGCTGGCGCTGGTGGCGTTGAGTGACGTGGCGCTTGCGTCGGAGGGCGCGTCATTTTGGCTTGCCGCCGCCGCCGCACCAATCTTGCCCGGTGCCGCGGCACTGACGGCCCGTTGCCGGGCACTACCGCAGGCTCTG GTTAACGATCTGGTTATATTTGGACGTCGACTATCAGCATCGGAGGCGTTACAGGGTGGACTCGTGAGCCGTGTTTTGTGGCCCGACAGATTCGATGAACAGGTCCAAAATATAGCGAAAGACATCGCCGCACAACCGTTGCAG accataatattaaagaaaaaactgCTGAATTTGAAGAGTAACAGCGAGGCGGAGGTCACATTCCTTTCGTGCCTGGAGGCAGAGCGCGATCTTCTGGTCGAGTACTGGACGTCGGTCGAAGGGCAAGAGTTGCTTCGAGCTACCTTAGATTCCGCCTAG
- the LOC120630732 gene encoding uncharacterized protein LOC120630732, protein MGTLKFLFLLILIRNIQTNEESDEPILYYYGLEESERSLPTCSAQQACSALVQRYWRRSALVRLCRCGQKLRCDELAPPERRIELNNRDHLQFCQPVTQWRECSVNEIPLAVETAYDRMNPDELEELHHENIQLTPPRITLECRCRSPNYWRLNRDSTGNDDVTTYQCTSLPLCKSGDFCGNVNDNHLSLYQSCLCPRNHICVHNGGISHIQISELLYRGKGWRAYCQPVSDDYLDDDY, encoded by the exons ATGGGTACATTGAAGTTTTTGTTCCTGCTCATTTTGATTCGTAATATACAAACGAACGAGGAAAGCGACGAGCCGATTCTGTATTACTACGGTCTC GAAGAGAGCGAACGTAGTTTGCCAACATGTTCGGCTCAACAAGCGTGTTCCGCGCTTGTGCAACGCTACTGGCGCCGCTCTGCGCTTGTCCGGCTGTGTCGCTGCGGCCAAAAACTACGCTGCGACGAGCTCGCGCCACCGGAACGTCGCATAGAACTTAACAACCGCGATCATCTACag TTTTGTCAGCCGGTAACACAATGGCGAGAGTGTTCGGTTAACGAGATCCCTCTAGCAGTTGAAACGGCATACGACCGAATGAATCCAGACGAATTGGAAGAGCTACACCACGAGAACATACAACTAACACCGCCAAGAATTACCCTCGAATGCCGATGCCGCAGCCCGAATTACTGGAGACTTAACAGGGACAGCACTGGCAATGATGACGTCACAACGTATCAATGCACCTCTCTCCCGCTGTGCAAAAGTGGTGACTTTTGCGGGAATGTAAACGACAACCACCTTTCTCTATATCAATCCTGTTTGTGCCCTAGGAACCATATTTGCGTGCACAACGGAGGTATTTCGCACATACAAATATCGGAGTTGTTGTATCGGGGAAAGGGTTGGAGAGCTTATTGCCAACCCGTCAGTGACGATTACCTAGACGATGATTATTGA
- the LOC120630700 gene encoding leukocyte receptor cluster member 1 homolog, whose amino-acid sequence MNILPKKRWHVRTRENIARVRKDEAEAAEKEQQEKLRIERAEREARLNTLKDKSKQKLINLELQPQTTEKVTETPEHINFFLDLEHAIQTTNQDHDKEVKDKKEEYEKKIGYLTYLGQDTNEALGKKNWYEVPPDLTRFSRPGDIKDTYEKLVLRDQDGKPKVKVSDEKDGEFAWKAKQRLDPLNTFKQYCSKSKIEKVNKSKQKDNVKITADIKNKSKHKNRDESKNNLQKLREARLKREQQEKYKTDMFLSKLNGVTHENTKQDTPKKIQPKYNSQFNPELARQNYI is encoded by the exons ATGAATATACTCCCTAAAAAAAG GTGGCATGTGAGAACAAGAGAGAATATAGCACGGGTGAGAAAGGATGAAGCAGAAGCTGCTGAGAAAGAACAACAGGAGAAATTGCGAATTGAAAGGGCAGAACGTGAAGCTCGTCTGAACACACTCAAggataaaagtaaacaaaagttGATAAATCTAGAACTACAACCACAAACAACAGAAAAGGTAACTGAGACACCAGAACACATAAACTTTTTCTTAGACCTAGAACATGCAATTCAGACCACCAACCAGGACCATGATAAAGAAGTTAAAGACAAGAAAGAAGAGTATGAGAAAAAAATTGGCTATTTAACATATTTAGGACAAGACACTAATGAGGCTCTCGGTAAAAAAAACTGGTATGAGGTTCCTCCTGATTTGACCCGCTTTTCACGACCTGGAGATATTAAAGATACTTACGAGAAGCTTGTCCTAAGAGATCAAGATGGTAAGCCAAAAGTAAAGGTATCAGATGAAAAAGATGGTGAATTTGCTTGGAAGGCAAAGCAACGCTTAGATCCATTAAACACATTCAAGCAATATTGTAGTAAGTCTAAAATAGAAAAGGTTAATAAATCAAAGCAAAAGgataatgttaaaattacagcagatataaaaaataaatcaaaacataaaaatagggATGAATCTAAAAACAATCTTCAAAAACTAAGGGAAGCAAGACTGAAACGGGAAcaacaagaaaaatataaaactgacATGTTCTTGTCTAAGCTCAATGGTGTCACACATGAAAATACTAAACAAGACACCCCCAAAAAAATTCAACCAAAATACAATTCTCAATTCAATCCTGAACTTGCTagacaaaattatatataa
- the LOC120630604 gene encoding WASH complex subunit 5: protein MRVFLAEDNLCAQNLLKLVSHGNAILAEILRLKDHMPKVFLLDSKEVQQNYQDVIMDFSYFKISEVQEKKISMNNKLQDLDDDLKEKYLELITRFYLLFENIYQYIVDLNAFVEQLHEGAFIQQTIETVMKDIEGKQLLCESLYLYGAMLILCDLYVPGCVRERLLVAFYRYSTSQSQSNVDDVCKLLRDTNYNQQQGKKPSDYPVEYFSRVPIHPDFMEKVVGKLRSEDIYNQLSVYTIPEHQASALASQASMLVVCLFFTPHYLHSDTTKMREIVDKFFPCNWIIPIYMGVTMNLVDYWENFKAAKNSLNNTCNAKMVKEIYAKRGNSVQLLINKTQLLLKEGTLTDEFVLDNISKILNVILNSNHVLRWLLLHNSDVIFFDNNKKSKQLKDLVMKESNYDPLKLLELLISTAELELKVREFLRRLLDSRSETWKKNKELALEAINNLSELFSGSNPYTKVVENEQLKLWFGNIAKQLSSLNEPITAKTVKKITQLLQVLDNVEEFHSIKSTSTVVQFLCDSKDALKNVLRAASLKEDSLVTLETVADFSYAWCTIDLYTTYMQDSIKENPAVTSRLRALFLKLASAMEIPLLRINQAQSDDLVSVSQYYSSELIKYIQKVLQIIPEMVFNIVEKIIDLQTWTIKEVPTRIEKEKLREYAQMDHRMEVAKLTHSASTFTTGILDMRSTLVGVIRVDPAELLEEGLLRELDGHISKKFFEFIEPQVKKANNLLPRLQKLAESMEGYKRSLEYIQDYINIHGLRIWQKQVSAIINQSVAKEISIRKGVSVYGPSASFMGSLARQIVQITDARMCIYINISAAWFDAKNHTEVINTKTFTKLNDAIGVLGLHGLDTLYGYMVKNQLQHIQNIFRTCPDKISIGNIDVKDLEQVITRGHKTYQQLSDVIVVIGSLQILRKHIAYQLNTSCKFDSAHLEASLRTMNESLLNEIKKSIKMETKLVPLEVLRGLEEYLVRCGINEPFEKIYVKNTNEFVNSDMGRLMAIVLIAQLPRLQICLTTGDLITKKPGENIDGYPLLIGIYTLLRQSKTESIDTFISFLCKYAKTVTMNKLKSVESTNEGTFIIRVLQLFCETFSYSFCKIEDKLPLVLLTQVPQK, encoded by the exons atgCGTGTATTTCTAGCTGAAGATAATCTTTGTGCTCAAAATCTACTCAAACTTGTTTCTCATGGAAATGCTATATTGGCTGAAATATTAAGGCTGAAGGATCATATGCCCAAAGTGTTTTT attagATAGTAAAGAAGTACAACAAAATTATCAAGATGTCATTATGGActtcagttattttaaaatatcagaaGTTCAAGAAAAGAAGATAAGCATGAATAAT AAACTTCAAGATCTGGATGatgatttaaaagaaaaatatcttgAATTGATAACTCggttttacttactttttgaaaatatttatcaatatattgTAGATCTCAATGCATTTGTAGAGCAATTACATGAAGGAGCTTTCATACAACAAACAATTGAAACAGTCATGAAAGATATTGAGGGCAAACAACTTTTG TGTGAATCCCTTTATTTATATGGTGCTATGCTTATACTTTGTGATCTGTATGTGCCTGGATGTGTTAGGGAAAGGTTGTTAGTTGCGTTCTATCGCTACAGCACAAGTCAATCTCAATCAAATGTTGATGATGTTTGCAAGCTTCTAAGGGACACAAATTATAATCAGCAACAGGGAAAAAAACCTTCCGATTATCCAGTAGAATATTTtag tcgTGTTCCAATCCATCCAGATTTCATGGAGAAGGTTGTAGGAAAGTTAAGATCAGAAGATATATACAATCAGCTATCTGTTTACACTATACCTGAACACCAGGCATCTGCACTTGCCTCACAAGCCAGTATGCtagtagtatgtttattttttacgccCCACTATTTGCATAGTGATACCACAAAAATGAGAGAGATTGTAGATAAGTTTTTTCCATGTAACTGGATTATACCAATTTATATGGGTGTTACCATGAATTTGGTTGATTACTGGGAAAACTTTAAAGCAGCAAAAAATTCACTGAACAATACATGTAATGCAAAAATGGTCAAGGAAATTTATGCAAAACGCGGCAATTCTGTACAATTGCTTATTAATAAAACTCAGCTATTGTTAAAGGAAGGCACACTTACTGATGAGTTTGTCTTAGACAATATaagcaaaatattaaatgtgattttaaattcaaatcacGTTTTACGCTGGTTATTGTTGCACAACAgtgatgtaatattttttgataataataaaaagagtaaACAACTCAAAGATTTAGTTATGAAAGAATCCAATTATGATCCGCTTAAACTTCTTGAGCTCCTGATTAGTACAGCAGAGTTAGAGTTGAAAGTGAGAGAGTTTTTAAGGAGATTGCTTGATTCTAGAAGTGAgacttggaaaaaaaataaggagCTTGCTCTGGAGGCAATAAATAACTTGTCGGAATTATTTTCGGGATCAAATCCTTACACAAAAGTAGTAGAAAATGAGCAATTGAAGCTTTGGTTTGGTAACATTGCAAAACAGCTTTCATCTCTCAATGAACCTATTACtgcaaaaactgtaaaaaaaattacacaacttCTACAAGTGTTGGATAATGTTGAAGAATTTCACAGCATAAAAAGTACTTCCACTGTAGTCCAGTTTCTTTGCGACAGTAAGGATGCCTTGAAAAATGTTCTGAGAGCTGCCTCTTTGAAAGAAGATTCTCTAGTTACCTTGGAAACGGTAGCAGATTTTAGTTACGCTTGGTGCACAATAGACTTATATACAACATACATGCAAGACAGTATTAAGGAAAACCCAGCTGTCACAAGTAGACTTCGAGCACTTTTTCTGAAGTTAGCAAGTGCTATGGAAATACCGTTACTAAGAATAAACCAAGCCCAAAGTGATGATCTGGTTTCGGTTTCACAATATTATAGCAGTGAACTGATCAAATATATTCAAAAGGTTTTGCAAATTATACCAGAAATGGTTTTTAATATCGTCGAAAAGATAATAGACCTTCAAACTTGGACAATCAAAGAAGTACCAACGAGAATAGAGAAAGAGAAATTAAGAGAATATGCCCAGATGGATCATAGGATGGAAGTTGCTAAGCTTACTCACTCAGCTTCAACATTCACAACAG GAATTTTGGATATGAGATCAACATTAGTTGGAGTTATAAGAGTAGATCCAGCAGAGTTGTTGGAAGAAGGTTTACTAAGAGAATTAGATGGACATATAAGCAAGAAGttctttgaatttattgaaccACAAGTGAAGAAAGCAAACAATTTGTTGCCACGATTGCAAAAATTAGCGGAAAGCATGGAAGGATATAAAAGATCCTTGGAATATATTCAAGACTACATAAATATTCATGGCCTAAGAATTTGGCAAAAACAG GTGTCTGCAATCATTAATCAAAGTGTTGCAAAGGAAATCAGTATTCGAAAGGGTGTGAGTGTGTACGGACCATCTGCGAGTTTCATGGGAAGTCTTGCTCGTCAGATCGTCCAAATAACGGATGCACG AATGTGCATTTACATTAATATATCGGCAGCCTGGTTTGACGCTAAAAACCACACCGAGGTAATTAACACGAAAACCTTCACAAAATTAAATGACGCGATCGGAGTTCTCGGTCTACACGGCTTAGATACTCTTTATGGCTATATGGTAAAGAATCAGTTGCAACATATTCAGAATATATTCAGAACTTGTCCCGATAAAATATCGATTGGCAACATTGATGTGAAAGATTTGGAGCAGGTGATTACGAGAGGGCACAAGACGTATCAGCAGTTGTCGGATGTGATAGTTGTTATAGGCAGTCTACAAATTCTGCGCAAGCACATCGCTTATCAGCTGAATACAAGCTGTAAATTTGACTCTGCACATTTAGAAGCTTCTTTGCGTACCATGAATGA GTCTCTactaaatgaaataaagaaaagtattaaaatggAAACCAAATTAGTTCCATTAGAAGTACTACGCGGCCTGGAGGAATATTTGGTTCGCTGTGGAATTAATGAGccctttgaaaaaatatatgtcaaaAATACTAATGAATTTGTTAACTCAGATATGGGACGCCTGATGGCAATTGTTTTAATTGCTCAGCTACCTAGATTACAAATATGCCTTACCACTG GAGATTTAATAACCAAGAAACCAGGAGAAAATATTGATGGATATCCCCTTTTGATCGGTATTTATACTTTACTACGCCAGTCAAAGACTGAAAGTATTGATACCTTCATTAGCTTTCTTTGTAAATATGCTAAAACAGTAACTATGAATAA GTTAAAGTCTGTAGAATCAACTAATGAAGGCACATTTATAATAAGAGTTTTACAGCTGTTCTGTGAAACATTCAGTTATTCTTTTTGTAAAATAGAAGATAAACTACCATTGGTTTTGTTAACTCAAGTCcctcaaaaataa
- the LOC120630606 gene encoding peroxisomal membrane protein PMP34 codes for MASSLLSYETLVHALAGATGSVVGMTAFYPLDTLRSRIQVEDSIKLHGTPLEILIKLANEEGFESLYRGLCPVLQSLSVSNFVYFYTFHALRRAASSGSSAIRDLMFGMLAGTVNVLLTSPLWVVNTRIKMKKNSYSNLFDGLFDVFQKEGVKGLWSGTVPSLLLVSNPAIQFMVYEALKRKLTSIGQFDTYTAFFVGAIAKAIATTLTYPLQLVQSRLRAGTSLKPIFIALKSRPLTLFRGLEAKLLQTVLTAALMFLIYEKVVRLVLTIMRIKLTKHS; via the exons ATGGCTTCGTCATTATTAAGTTATGAGACCCTAGTTCATGCATTGGCAGGTGCTACG gGAAGTGTTGTTGGAATGACTGCATTTTATCCATTAGACACATTACGGTCCAGGATACAAG TTGAAGACTCCATTAAACTGCATGGAACACCGCTAGAAATACTGATAAAACTTGCAAATGAAGAAGGCTTTGAATCCTTGTATCGTGGATTATGTCCTGTTTTACAATCTCTCTCTGTGTCAAACTTCGTTTACTTTTACACTTTCCATGCATTACGAAGAGCTGCTTCCAGTGGCAGTTCAGCTATAAGGGACCTAATGTTTGGTATGCTAGCTGGTACTGTGAATGTATTACTTACATCACCTCTTTGGGTAGTTAACACTAGAATAAAGATGAAgaaaaattcatattcaaactTATTTGATGGACTCTTTGATGTGTTCCAAAAGGAGGGTGTGAAAGGTTTATGGTCTGGTACTGTGCCATCACTACTGTTGGTATCAAATCCTGCTATCCAGTTTATGGTTTATGAAGCATTGAAGAGAAAATTGACATCTATAGGACAGTTTGATACTTACACTGCATTTTTTGTAGGAGCTATAGCTAAAGCAATTGCAACCACATTAACATACCCATTACAGTTGGTTCAATCCAGACTTAGAGCTGGTACTAGCTTAAAACCAATTTTCATTGCTTTGAAGTCAAGACCTTTAACACTTTTCCGTGGTTTAGAAGCAAAGTTGCTGCAAACTGTTCTGACTGCAGCATTGATGTTTTTAATCTATGAAAAAGTTGTCCGCTTGGTTTTGACTATAATGAGAATAAAGTTAACAAAGCATTCATAA
- the LOC120630605 gene encoding uncharacterized protein LOC120630605 codes for MPRVYKPDPRGKRHKKYDENIINEAVAAYANSNFSLKAIAEKYDIDKSVLYRHSVKTMKKQGGQTILTEETEECMIKYINICAEWGCPLDALDLRYIVKAYLDQVGRTVLKFKHNLPGPDFVASFLKRHKNQISQRYSQNIKKKRAEVSPDTIKEYFKELEVSLAGINPSNVINYDETNLTDDPGRKKIITKRGTKYPERVMNSSKSSVSLMIAATADGSLLPPYVVYKAQNLYNTWTENGPLGARYNRTQSGWFDATIFEDWIKSIIIPYFKDKVGKKCLIGDNLSSHLSMETIKLCYEQNISFIFLPANSTHLTQPLDVAFFRPMKIAWRNVVLKWKKTDGKAQATIPKGCFPRLLNKLMEELRNNSKANIIAGFRKTGIYPINEDEVLSRLPKVQNNENKTEIEKSVLDLLKEMRYGTMDITEPKRKKKLEVIPGRSVSNENEDYIEEESQQKTKKRRLTSKIIQNNKENTTTKTYDGKERNKYTGKGVAKKTKSQDQNIAEKENKQENGQDTEKIQLDTINDLDFIANNFIESMPIIMEDMFLCENEIVIHDIQINEMQNDTGVEMTYKQENATENSERKLKILSNKNMSDITTMKTVTLNKCKKINKNSHLKILDDTTDNIDRPGPSSLQSIQTRQPSCYYKNDDDILKDLMSDDI; via the coding sequence aTGCCGCGTGTGTATAAACCTGATCCTAGGGGAAAAAGGCATAAAAAGTAcgatgaaaatattataaatgaagcTGTTGCGGCATATGCGAATAGCAATTTCTCTTTAAAGGCCATAGCTGAGAAATATGATATCGATAAATCTGTACTTTATAGACACAGTGTCAAAACTATGAAGAAACAAGGAGGGCAAACTATTTTAACAGAAGAGACTGAAGAGTGCATGATAAAGTATATCAATATATGTGCGGAATGGGGATGCCCTCTAGATGCATTAGATTTGAGGTACATTGTTAAGGCTTATCTTGACCAAGTAGGCCGGACAGTGCTCAAATTTAAACACAATTTACCGGGACCCGACTTTGTCGCGAGTTTCCTTAAACGTCACAAAAACCAGATTTCCCAAAGATATAgccaaaacattaaaaaaaaaagagcagaAGTTTCACCAGATACGATTAAAGAATACTTCAAAGAGTTAGAAGTGTCGTTGGCAGGTATTAATCCTAGCAATGTAATTAACTACGATGAAACAAATTTGACCGATGACCCAGGAcgcaaaaaaattattactaaacGAGGAACGAAGTACCCAGAAAGGGTAATGAATAGCTCAAAGTCGTCAGTTTCATTGATGATAGCCGCTACAGCCGACGGCAGTTTACTGCCACCGTATGTGGTATACAAGGCTCAAAACTTGTACAACACATGGACTGAAAACGGACCGCTAGGAGCAAGGTATAATCGCACGCAATCTGGTTGGTTTGATGCAACAATTTTTGAAGATTGGATTAAATCGATCATTATACCTTATTTCAAAGATAAAGTTGGGAAAAAGTGCCTAATAGGTGATAATCTATCGTCGCATTTATCGATGGAGACAATAAAACTGTGCTACGAGCAAAATATATCGTTCATTTTTTTACCGGCGAATAGTACACATCTCACACAACCTCTTGATGTGGCATTCTTCAGGCCTATGAAGATAGCATGGCGAAACGTAGTATTAAAGTGGAAAAAAACCGACGGAAAAGCACAAGCAACGATTCCAAAGGGATGTTTCCCgcgacttttaaataaattaatggaaGAGCTTCGTAACAACAGTAAAGCTAATATAATAGCAGGATTCCGGAAAACAGGAATATACCCGATTAATGAAGACGAGGTTTTAAGCAGATTACCTAAAGTgcaaaacaatgaaaataaaactgaaatagaAAAATCCGTTCTAGATCTGCTAAAGGAGATGAGATATGGAACCATGGACATAACCGAaccaaaaaggaaaaaaaagttgGAAGTAATACCTGGACGAAGTGTTAGTAATGAAAACGAAGATTACATAGAAGAGGAAagccaacaaaaaacaaaaaagagaaGACTAACATCCAAAATCATACAAAACAACAAAGAAAATACTACAACTAAAACTTACGATggcaaagaaagaaataaatatacgggAAAAGGTGTAgcgaaaaaaactaaaagtcaaGATCAGAATATTgctgaaaaagaaaataaacaagaaaacggacaagacactgaaaaaatacAACTTGACACAATAAATGACTTAGATTTTATAGCAAACAATTTCATAGAATCAATGCCCATAATTATGGAAGACATGTTTTTATGTGAAAATGAAATTGTTATACATGACATACAAATAAACGAGATGCAAAATGATACCGGAGTAGAAATGACGTATAAACAAGAAAATGCAACGGAAAATAGTGAACGAAAACTGAaaattttatctaataaaaatatgtcaGATATTACTACAATGAAAACAGTTACTTTgaacaaatgcaaaaaaataaataaaaattcgcaTCTTAAGATTTTGGACGATACAACTGATAATATTGATCGTCCTGGTCCAAGCAGTTTACAAAGTATCCAAACTCGGCAACCATCATGTTATTACAAAAACGATGATGATATTCTGAAAGATTTAATGAGTGACgatatatag